The window GCAAGCAAGGGCTGGTATCAAGGTGCGCTAACCGGCATTTTTTACGGGGCGATTGTGCTGCTGGTCGGATTTCTCGCGCTTGACAGCTCGCCTGCCGGCATTGACGGCTTGTGGATTTTGGCTGCGGCAGCGATTGGGGCACTTGGAGGAATGTTTGGGGTTAATTTGCAAAAATCCTAATAAATAGAATATTCTAAAAAATTAAAACCTTCTTCGAAAATATGTTACACTGGATTCATCTGACTGTGCAAAAGCTCAAGGAGGCTTTGAATGTTTTGCTGTACCAATCCATGAATCATGTAGTTCTCTATACCGTCGTTATTGTAGTGCTGTTAATCTGGCTCGGTACCCGGCGTAATCCTTTGCTGGCATTTCTAGAAATCGGCAGGGAACTGTTGCGCTCTTATAAGTTTCTGCTGATTATTGCCGGAATGATCAGTGTTCTAACCCTTAACAAATATGAACTGCAGATCGAAAGGAAGATGCATCTCGGTTCCGATTTTACGTCCTTCATCTTTGGGCTGGAGGGGCATTTTGTAGAGTATGTGCAGCAGCTCTTTTATTCTCCCTGGCTGACGCCGATTATTGTTTTCTTCTATATTTTTATGCTCCAGTCTGTACTCGCCGCATCACTTGGCGTCTATTTGCTGGATAAAAACCGCGTGATGCTCTATGCCACGTGCTACACGATCATGATCGTTTATGCGGTTGCCATTCCGTTCTATTTATATTTCCCGGTAAACGAGGTTTGGTCCTATGCTCCGGCAGGTGTCCGGTTTACAATGCTTGACGTTTTCCCGAGATTCGAACAGGAATATAGACCTCTCTCCGGTCTGAACAACTGCTTTCCAAGCCTGCATACGGCCATTTCAGTTTCTACAGCGATCTTGGCTTACCGTTCCGGCAACCGGCGCTGGATGGTCATTACAACGCTCTCTGCAGCCCTGATTGTGTTCGGAATCTTCTATCTCGGCATCCACTGGCTCACCGACATGCTTGGCGGAACACTGCTCGCAGTACTCTCTACCTCCGCAGCTGTCCAGCTCGCGAAGCTTACGCTACGCAGCGGGGAAGAATCACTGGCTGTGCGTAGCCGGGCAACGGATGTTCAGTGATACTCCATATACTGCAAGAACGATTAATGCACACAAAAAAGCGGCATTCTCTTAAAAGAGAATTGCCGCTTTTTATGTATGTTGTGAAAACTACTCTTTACCTTCTGCGATTGTAACAGCATGGCTGATCGAACCGCGGTCAAAGGTGAGCTTGGTTACATCATTAACCCGCAAAACAACGATATCGTCGGAAATCTCTGTGATCGTCCCGTGAAGGCCACCAATCGTGACTACCTTATCGCCTTTTTTCAGAGCTTTTAACATACTGTTTCGCGTTTTGGTTTTCTTCTGCTGCGGGCGGATAAGTAAGAAATAAAACACCACAAACATTAGTACAAACGGGCCTACAAGACCCAGGATGCTGCCCCCGCTACCCGTAGTTGCTGCAAATTGAAACATATCTATTCCCTCCTTTCAGTACACATTAAGCACAATCGAGTGTTCTAGAAGCCTTTAAGATTATCATACAATCCGTATTGTGCAAAAAACTCATCGCGAAAATCAAGCAGCCGATCTTCCCTGATGGCTTCACGCACTTTACGCATCAAATCCAGCAGGAAGTGTAAGTTATGGTATGTCGTTAACCGCAGGCCGAAGGTTTCATCGGCTTTGATTAGATGACGCAAATAAGCGCGGGAATAATTCCGGCAGGTATAGCAGTTGCACTCCGGATCAAGCGGCCCGAAATCACGGGCATACTGGGCGTTGCGTACAACGAGTCTTCCCTGACTGGTCATCGTTGTTCCATTACGGGCAATGCGGGTAGGCAGAACACAGTCGAACATGTCCACACCGCGAATTGACCCCTCAAGCAGCGCATCCGGTGAACCGACACCCATTAAATAGCGCGGTTTAGTCTGCGGCAGGAGTGGAACTGTATAATCCAGCACTTCATACATAAGCTGCTTGGACTCTCCGACGCTGAGCCCCCCAATAGCATACCCCGGGAAATCCATGGAAGTCAAATCAGCTGCACTCTGGCGGCGTAAGTCTTCATACATGCCCCCCTGCACGATTGCAAACAGTCCTTGGTCCTCCGGACGGGCATGAGCTTTAAGGCATCTTTCCGCCCAGCGTGAAGTACGTTCCAGTGATTTTTTGACGTAATCATATTCTGCGGGGAACGGCGGACATTCATCAAAGGCCATCATAATATCCGAGCCGAGCGCGTTCTGAACCTCCATCGCCACTTCCGGGGAGAGGAATTTCTTGTCCCCATTCAGATGGGAACGGAAATGCACGCCTTCTTCGGTAATTTTGCGCATGTCACTGAGTGAGAATACCTGAAAACCGCCGCTGTCTGTCAGGATCGGACGATCCCAGTTCATGAATTTATGCAATCCGCCGGCTTCGCGGATAATATCGTGGCCCGGCCGCAGAAATAAATGGTACGTGTTGCTCAGAATGATGTGAGCGTCCATTTGTTTGAGCTCTTCGGGAGCCATTGTTTTGACTGTAGCCTGTGTGCCTACCGGCATAAATGCAGGTGTCTCAATGACACCATGCGGAGTGTGGACTCTGCCGAGCCGGGCTCCGGACTGTTTGCAGGTCTTAATGTGTTCATAAGTAATTGCTGCCATATGTTTAACCCTTCCTATTGCTTAATAAATAAACATTGCATCACCGAAGCTGAAAAAGCGGTAGTGTTCCTTAATCGCTTCCTCATATGCGGCAAGTATATGCTCCCGTCCCGCTAAAGCACTAACCAGCATAACCAGGGTTGACTTCGGCAGATGGAAATTCGTAATCAGCGCGTTTACTACCGTAAACTGATAGCCGGGATATATAAAAATATCCGTCCACCCGCTGCCTGCCTGAAGGATTCCATCCCCGGCCTGTCTTCCGGCCGTTTCGAGCGTCCGGCAGGAGGTGGTGCCAACGGCGATAATCCGCCCGCCCCTTGACCTTGCCGCATTCAGCAGATCGGCTGTCTCCTGGGATAACTCATAATACTCCGCATGCATCACATGCTCTTCTACCTTCTCCACAGACATCGGGCGGAAAGTGCCGAGTCCAACGTGAAGGGTAATATAGGCGATATTAACGCCTTTTGCAGCAATTTGCTCCAGCAGTTCCTTGGTAAAATGCAGGCCTGCCGTCGGTGCGGCTGCTGAACCTTCATGACGGGCATAAACGGTCTGATAACGTTCACGGTCATCCAGTCTTTCCTTAATATAAGGGGGCAGCGGCATGGAACCCAGTCTGTCCAGAATTTCCTGAAAAATCCCCTGATAGATGAAGCGCAAGGTGCGCCCGCCCATATCCGACTCGTCTTCAATGACTGCACGCAGCTCATCGCTAAAAATAATAACCGCACCGGTCTTCAGCTTCTTGCCCGGCTTCACCAGGGCCTCCCAGCGGTCTTCCCCCAAATTCTTCAGGAGCAGCACCTCGGCTTTGGCACCGGTATCTTCCTTGACCCCGAACAGCCTGGCGGGAATTACCCGTGTATCATTCAGCACCAGCGTATCGCCTGGCTGAAACTGCTCTAGTATATCAGTAAAATGCCGATGTTCGAGCTGCCCGTTCTCCTTATTCACCATGAGCAGCCTTGAAGCACTGCGGTCAGGCAGCGGAGTCTGGGCAATCAGCTCCTCCGGCAGATGAAAGTCATAATCTTCTACATTCATGTTCAGTCTTCATTCCTTAACTATAGTAACGTTATTAAAATAGTGTTGCAATATTTGCCTGTAATCATACCCGCTGTCCGCCATGCCCTTTACACCCCATTGAGACATGCCGAGCCCATGGCCGTTCCCCCAGCCGATAAAGTAAAATCCGCTGGTGCCGGTAACGACTCTGGCGGAGGAATCAGCACCCATAACAACGGTTCCGCTGCTCTGGGCGGAAACCTTGCCGGTGGCAGACAGCACACCTGCAGTTTGAGAACCGCCAATGGTTGCTGTAGAGCCGTCAGCGCCTAATACAGTATAACTGCCGGAAGGTACAATATCAAACAAAGTGCTGGGCAATCCGTTAAATGCTGACCGGAAAAGATCCGGGTATTTCACCTGCAGAATCTCGCCGTTCGCCTTTACTTGCATAGCTCTTCCCGAGGGCCCGCGCTGAGTGACCTGCAGACTCACAATGGAAGACGGCAGCGAATTACTTGTCTTGCCGCTCAGGCTTTTCAGCAGCTCGGCTGAGGTATAGGGCCCTTTAATCCAGCTATAGCTGCCGGATTCGTAGACCTGATCCAGCACAACGGCGTTGTCGCCGGGATTCAGCTTCCCTACAGGACTACTGCTGCTCTCAATAACCGGCAAAGGCCGGATATTCACATCTTTGGTTGTTGCTGTAGCAATACTCAGTCCCGCCGCAGTTGTGTCGCCGGTCAATTTAATATTATCTTCACGGGCATACCCGGAAATGCCGCTTGGCAGGAGCACATAATACCATTTCTTTGAGGACGCGACCGCCGCCGCGTCCTCGGCACTTAGTACACTGACGAACATAGTGCCGCCGTTATTCCATACCTCGGAGGGATCGGCTGTCACACCGCCGCTGTTCGAGGAGAAGACGGCTTCGACAAGCTTGCCGCCGCTCATCAGCACTTCACCGGCGGTGGCATCCACCGCTTTGGTAATGACAGGCGCTTCGGCTCCGATGCCGTTATACACCTGGCTAAGGGTCGTATCCACCACATTCGCCACATCAAATCTGTTGCCCTGGGCCAGCGCATAGCTGCGTGCGGCTACCGCCTGGGCCTTCAGCGCTTCCGCCGGCCAGCCTGAGGAAACCTCTCCGCCGACTACGGCATATAAATACTGCTCCAGCGGAACCTCATTGATCACCGCCAATGATCCCGCCAAACCGCTCAGCTCCAGATCCCCGCGGTAGGTTCGTTTGGATCTCTCCACAATCTGAATGCCGGCTTCATTACCGGCA of the Paenibacillus pedocola genome contains:
- a CDS encoding phosphatase PAP2 family protein — its product is MLYQSMNHVVLYTVVIVVLLIWLGTRRNPLLAFLEIGRELLRSYKFLLIIAGMISVLTLNKYELQIERKMHLGSDFTSFIFGLEGHFVEYVQQLFYSPWLTPIIVFFYIFMLQSVLAASLGVYLLDKNRVMLYATCYTIMIVYAVAIPFYLYFPVNEVWSYAPAGVRFTMLDVFPRFEQEYRPLSGLNNCFPSLHTAISVSTAILAYRSGNRRWMVITTLSAALIVFGIFYLGIHWLTDMLGGTLLAVLSTSAAVQLAKLTLRSGEESLAVRSRATDVQ
- the yajC gene encoding preprotein translocase subunit YajC, whose translation is MFQFAATTGSGGSILGLVGPFVLMFVVFYFLLIRPQQKKTKTRNSMLKALKKGDKVVTIGGLHGTITEISDDIVVLRVNDVTKLTFDRGSISHAVTIAEGKE
- the tgt gene encoding tRNA guanosine(34) transglycosylase Tgt gives rise to the protein MAAITYEHIKTCKQSGARLGRVHTPHGVIETPAFMPVGTQATVKTMAPEELKQMDAHIILSNTYHLFLRPGHDIIREAGGLHKFMNWDRPILTDSGGFQVFSLSDMRKITEEGVHFRSHLNGDKKFLSPEVAMEVQNALGSDIMMAFDECPPFPAEYDYVKKSLERTSRWAERCLKAHARPEDQGLFAIVQGGMYEDLRRQSAADLTSMDFPGYAIGGLSVGESKQLMYEVLDYTVPLLPQTKPRYLMGVGSPDALLEGSIRGVDMFDCVLPTRIARNGTTMTSQGRLVVRNAQYARDFGPLDPECNCYTCRNYSRAYLRHLIKADETFGLRLTTYHNLHFLLDLMRKVREAIREDRLLDFRDEFFAQYGLYDNLKGF
- the queA gene encoding tRNA preQ1(34) S-adenosylmethionine ribosyltransferase-isomerase QueA, yielding MNVEDYDFHLPEELIAQTPLPDRSASRLLMVNKENGQLEHRHFTDILEQFQPGDTLVLNDTRVIPARLFGVKEDTGAKAEVLLLKNLGEDRWEALVKPGKKLKTGAVIIFSDELRAVIEDESDMGGRTLRFIYQGIFQEILDRLGSMPLPPYIKERLDDRERYQTVYARHEGSAAAPTAGLHFTKELLEQIAAKGVNIAYITLHVGLGTFRPMSVEKVEEHVMHAEYYELSQETADLLNAARSRGGRIIAVGTTSCRTLETAGRQAGDGILQAGSGWTDIFIYPGYQFTVVNALITNFHLPKSTLVMLVSALAGREHILAAYEEAIKEHYRFFSFGDAMFIY
- a CDS encoding SpoIID/LytB domain-containing protein, translated to MNFASRRGIRKLGRTLLAATLIAGSFLFPAGDSHAESGRTIRVALYADIGSKYKSTVPFVTLQSNAAFNLESAAGTVLLPVPANNKIRISLDGFRVKVMETPSWQIAADAAKKLQASSDKPQLFVTTRGGASVYQLYTGPYLSEAAAKEGLTRVGKAGLPIPADQTIAVKGNKHLLAGEFATSQEAEPVLSSITAAGIDAWKVLVSGADGSTKYQVWAGEAANDSELAALQVSAAAALPQLTWTAGAAGATGLIIRTDAGMDWISEGQAFHYIVSGTGAKFVAAGNEAGIQIVERSKRTYRGDLELSGLAGSLAVINEVPLEQYLYAVVGGEVSSGWPAEALKAQAVAARSYALAQGNRFDVANVVDTTLSQVYNGIGAEAPVITKAVDATAGEVLMSGGKLVEAVFSSNSGGVTADPSEVWNNGGTMFVSVLSAEDAAAVASSKKWYYVLLPSGISGYAREDNIKLTGDTTAAGLSIATATTKDVNIRPLPVIESSSSPVGKLNPGDNAVVLDQVYESGSYSWIKGPYTSAELLKSLSGKTSNSLPSSIVSLQVTQRGPSGRAMQVKANGEILQVKYPDLFRSAFNGLPSTLFDIVPSGSYTVLGADGSTATIGGSQTAGVLSATGKVSAQSSGTVVMGADSSARVVTGTSGFYFIGWGNGHGLGMSQWGVKGMADSGYDYRQILQHYFNNVTIVKE